The Mobula birostris isolate sMobBir1 chromosome 7, sMobBir1.hap1, whole genome shotgun sequence region CAAGTCTCCATCTCCGCCTGGTTTAGGGTTGAGTACAGCAATGCCGGCAGATTCCGGCACAGCTCTAGGTAAAGTTATCCAGCGGAAATTACAGGCGTTGCGTTCTCTAATGCTACTGACTGAAAGGAATGTGTCCTCAATATGTTTTATGATTTGTAACGCGACGCTGTGTTGGTGAAGCAACTTGCTTTTTCTACAAGTTATCTCTTTAAGTCTTTGTTTGGATAAAGGAGGTCTGAAATTACTTGATTCTCAATATCGCCCTCATTAAAAATTGCGTGTTTGATTTAGGGTGTGTTACTTTTTTAATTGCTCACTTTGCGACTTGATGTTAGATTTGGTTTATGATACACCCTTGTTGAGCTCCTGTCTTGTGTCTTGCTGCAGTTATGGATCAatgaaaatagtcatagtcatgctttactGATcacgggggaaactggttttcgttacactgaccccctagatggaaacaggggtcaccggtaccttagctctcctcaggtctatacAGGCTATTAGTATTTTAAgaacagaaaattcaaaaagtaTACTCGAAAGAAATAAATGGACTGGTGCGCAGAAGGTCCTGATGAGATTTTCCAGGATGGGATGCTGAACTTCAGTTTAAAATGCGACAGTAACCGTGATAGGCTTTAGAGTGCAATTTATGCGATATTTAAAATTAATCGAATCTTAATCGATATTTAAAATTAATCGAGCGGTGGGGCTGCACCACTATGCAACCCTCGGATATACGCTGGTTCAATATTGTATCTCATTTGAATACTCCCCTCTGTCTATTTTTGATATGGATTTCGTAATTCTGACTTTTGACCCTACTTCTCCAACTCAAATTATGTATCAAATTCAGCCTTGGATACCCAGTTCACAGCTTGTTTCTTGCAGATGACTTAACAATTCATTCGTTTTTTTTTACTAAATCAAGCATGACGATATTGTTTGTTGTTTTTGAAACTAATCATTCCAGGATACTGCTAAATTGATCAATAATCTAAATAGATTTGTTACTTGAATTAATTTATTTTCTCCCACCTCAATTATTTCTGTGAAAATTAATAAAATCTCACTTAATTTGGATTTACTGCTGAATGTTTCCCTGATCTCTACATTAATATATCTCTTACACGCCAGATtccacagatgctagaaatctgagcaacacatacaaggtGCTGCAAAATGCTAAattcggcaagtcaggcagcatttatagaagggaacaaacagttgatgtttttggcttagacccttcatcaggactggaaaggaatgggacagaagccagaatttgaaggtgggggaggaagggagggagtgcAAGCTGGTAGGTAAATGATATGTgaaaccaagtgagggggaagaggggtttgaagtaagaagatgggaggtgataagtggaagagcTAAAATATTGATGACGAAGGAATCTAATAGTCAATTATTTTACAAATAATCTATGTTTTATAAATGCAAAGGAAACCAGTGATGTTGAAATGATGTTGCTATTCTCAACTGCCCTACTCATGTAAGAGTAGTAAGACATCACGTTCTGTCTGGGTTCCCTCCAACCTTGATGTCGCCTCTAACTTCTGGGAAGTTCTGCCCTTTGCCCTTCTCTTTTTTTATATTCCCTTGTCTGGTTTTCCCTCTCACTCCTTCTCATCTCGTCACCTTTCATCTCCTCTCCCCCgtgcctctcctccctccctttctttcatggtccactgtcctctcctattacattctttctttttcagctctttgcttctttcacctatcatctaccggCTACTTTAATTCATCCCTTCTCCCTCACCTACCCATCTACcccctctcctggtctcacctatcacctgccagctgctATTCcttaccttccccctccccctcttcatcttcttattctggtttctgcccccttccctcttgtgatctcagcccaaaacattgcttgtttattcccctccatagatgctgcctgacttgctgaatccccctagcattttgtgtgtgttgcttaatataTCTCTTGTTGCAGTACTACTACCGTTAAAAATCCATGATTGGTCTTTACATCCTCTACCATTCCTCAATTATTTTCAAGCTGTTTCTGGTGCTTGTCCACCCTTCCTGAAAAGTTCTAAAGAAATGAGAGGCAATTGTTATTCTCTATATTTTATAAGTGCTAAGGAGCCAGTAATATTGAAATGATGTTGTTATTCTCAATTGCCATTGCGTTAATTTTATTTTCGAATGTTGTTTAACAGATGCCAGGAAGAAGTGCTTCATCAGTATTCATGATGCGGTTAAAGCTGGCAATGTGGCGGAACTTGAGTTGATGGTGAAAAATGGAGCTGGCATTAACGAAGTGGATCCCATTCACAAATTTACTCCATTGCAATGGGCAGCACTCTCTGATAGTTTAGAGGTGAAATGTTATTTGCCAGTGTATCAGCAGATAAATATGGTGCATTgaggagaaaataaatcagccatgattgagtagcGCAGCATtcagatgggctgaatagtctaattctgcaccTGTCTCCTGTGGCTTTAATTGAGCCACCATATAACAGCTTAGCAACAGTTTGTCTATAACGGTTATGGGCTCATTTTCCTGGGTTCAAGTAAGCAGGTTATGGAGACAGTTGCTGCCAGATCCTGGGAATAATTGTTTTGCTGTTAATGACTGCTGGCATTGTTGAGCAGGATTGTTTCCCAGAGTACAAGAGTATTCCATGGTCTGCTGCTCGACAGCAAGTTGTTTTAATCTTTCTCCAACTGCAGTGACCCAGATGCCCTTGATTTTcagtttccccctcccccttcattgTGTTCCTGTAAAATCCTGTGTACCatgttgttatgttttgtaacttcaaaacattaaactaattcaaaggaagatacgggagtctgaaatgtgaggcTAACTTtgtgtgtttactttaagtgacacATGCATGTATCATGTGGTAGAATGACGTATGTAATTCACATTTATCCATGTAATGCATAATGAAATActtaaacaagaatgcttaatcaaactaaaaaaaatatatatatatagacaggattactcaaacattattgaagtattaaatacacagcattccTCCCTGCTTGGCTTTAAATTCTAACTTAATATAgcatgcatctcaactatatacacagtggACCATAAAATACAATatcatacagacatccacagcatagtaaattttaaatggtcctattcaggcctaaaaatttaattgctgtggaggctttcttactgttgtgggataatgtctttcttgACAAAGGATGTCACTTTCAGATTCTGGGTCcccctccatggtggttgtaggagttaaccctgagactgcaggaagtggttctgacaactctggactcctttcttctcccagtttgtgcatcttgatcttgggaaagtGCATTTAGTTCATTCTCGAATATTCTtggaatattaaatacataatgtGGTCAGAAAGAAACTAACGCAGAAGTTTTAGCAAAGCCATGTGAAAATCAAaatgaaagcaaaagaaaagtgcAGAGATTGTGACTAAATAGCGAGAGACTTGGAGTTTATTAAAGGTTGTCCTAAATAAGGTTAACAGTTCCATTACTACCTAGCACTACCACTCTTATATTTCAGTCTCATCTGCCTTCTGTTCATTTCTTCTCTTTTTATCCATCTTAAGACTTATTTTAGGTcattgtagaagaaataaacctTAACTCTTCAGAGATGCTGTCAGTTTTACTACTACCCGTGTATTTCACAGTAAAAGCAAGCTAATAAACTAATAGTACTTACTCACGTATCTTGCTCATTTCCAGTTACTGAGTGCCTTCTGTTTTCAGTGTTTCTGCCTAACGTTgttaaagagtggaaataaaagctAGTGTTACATATGTtaaatgcattcactgagaagcTGAGTAAGAAAGTGAAAGCTTTGAGATACAGTATGATATAGAAGGTCCTGCAATAATACTTTATTTTCTCTTCGACCACCTTGGTTTTTCATAATTAATTGTAATAACTATTCAGATCTTTGTAAATTGGCACAGTTAAAGGAGCAGGATATTTATGATTCATTTGATATGTTGCAGTGCCTGCATTGGTTGCTATGGCATGGTGCGGATATGACAAATGTAACTCCCAGGGGCTGGACTGCAGCCCACATTGCAGCCATTAGGGGCCGTGATGCCTGTATGCAGGTAAAGTATCTCAATTGTTTATATTCTtctaaaataaatatttaaaataattttggTATTTTATAGTACTAGAGAGAGGAGACAGGTGACTAAATAGTGCAGTAGTCTTCACATCAAAAATTTTATTTCAACAGACTGAGGGAATGAAGGTAATATCTCTGTTGGCCATAATAGTGCAGCATCCTTTATCTTTAATCATTGTTTATAAACAGCAATATGGAAGATCATATAGATGTTGATAAACTTGACTTAGTAACCCTCTGTTCTTTTCCCTAGGAGGCAAATCTAGGTAACTGCAACTCGTATATTAAGTTATCAATACATCTTATCAGAATGAATGGTGGTTAGTGTGAAAATCCATACAAATACCCACAGAATCCATCTTTTGAGATTTGGATCATGGTTTATCATTCTGAAGGATGTTCATCAAGAGTTTAACTTGCAACTTTTTGTTACCAATCTGAGTTAGGCTCACTCCCAGAAGTGAtgtttctcaacattgtatctgcTTTGTGAAGTCTTGAGATGATTTCAGGTTTTATCATGAAAGCAGTCTAAGCTGGCTATGTGATTTTCTCCTCAGGCCTTGATAATAAATGGTGCAAATTTAACAGTGAAGGATGATAGAGGCTGTACTCCATTGCACCTGGCTGCTTCACATGGACACTCGTACACTCTTCAGACGCTTCTTCGCAGCGGTGTGGTAATTACCTGTCAGGACTGATTGATATTCATGTCTCAAGAGGAGGATGGGAATTTTTGGGAACGCAGTAGCATGATGGTTACATTAGTGGTCTGGTAGCCTGAGGCATGTACCTTTCATCTAGAGATGTGAATTTGAATTCCACCATGCCAGCTGGGAATTTCAATTTTATCATCAATAAATTTGAGATaattatacataaaagaaaaCAGTGTAAAGGTGACCATGAGGTAGGAACAGATTATCATTAAAAACCCATCTTGTTGGCTATTCATTTTCAAACCTTCACCAGGTCTTGGTGAAATGTGGTGTTAAATGCACAGATAAGTAGCAAGCCTCTCAGTCGGCTTGCAGTCAAGGATGGATAACAAATGTATCCTGTGAGTGAATAAATATCAAAAATCTGAATGGAAAGACAAACTTACACCTTAGagataataataaaaacagaTGAAATTATTTGCTTTTGTTATTGCTGAATTAAATTTACATTGAGACATTAAAATGATTGGATAATTTGAATACTGACCAAAGTGGAAAGCcctatattattttattttatcatGAATTTGGGATATGAATACACATACAACACACAGTCTGCATTTACTGATTTCGGAGCTATAAGTCAACTTTTTTTCTATTTGTTTATACTCAGGGTACTAATCCGGCCGATAAAAACAGTTGGAGGGCAGTTCACTACGCTGCCTTCCATGGAAGGCTGGGCTGCTTGCAACTTCTGGTCAGGTGGGGAGCAGATGTGAATGAAGTGGATCAGGATGGGAACTTACCAGGTATGCAACTGCTTTAATCTCTCAGACATAGGTAGTTGCCACTGGTAAGAAATGCTCAATTCTCACAAGTGCCAATCAAATATGAAGTCATTCGACTACAATTTAATCTGTAAGGCTTTTGTCAAAAGCacatttttaattttactttttattgagatacatcagGGAATATGCCCTTCGGCTGTGtctcccagcaatcccctgatttaatcctagcctaatcatgggacaatttccgATGACCAACAAACCTACCTTCTGGTACATTGTTGGACTGTGACAATCTCCATTGAGAGAATCCAACTTTCTCTATTTGATGTTCAGTGATATGATACAGATCCTACAGCCCAGCATGAAAATGAGTTGAAATTTAACTGGACCAGCTGCACAGGAGGTGTGGATAAGAGAACAGGTCAAGGAATAGTAATGCTGTGGGTGATTGATTCATCTCCCTCTTCCACTTGAACTGTCATTAAGTACACCACTGGCATGTACAAGTCAGAAATTATAATATCTAGCAGCACTCAAAAAGCTTGATACCATATAGAACAAAATAGCTGGCTTGATAACCTACATATTCATTTCCTCCATCACCAAGGCACTGTGACCGCATCTAAAATGCACAGCAACAATTCTCCAAAGCTTCTTGACAGCGCAGCCAAACCAATGATTTCAACCACACCTGCAGGACCTTTCCACTAGCCAGGTTGCAACCACTTAGCAATGTGTAAACAAACCGAGAGGCAAATTACAGAGAAACCAGACTAAGGAAATTTACAGCAGTCAAGAAGTAACTTTGTAGCAAAATGGAATGTTGTGATTTTATCTTTTGGCATTATATTTTGTGAAAGAAGGTAAGGGGTGAGACTGTTAGTGAATGGGAACGC contains the following coding sequences:
- the LOC140200752 gene encoding ankyrin repeat domain-containing protein 42-like isoform X2, yielding MPADSGTALDARKKCFISIHDAVKAGNVAELELMVKNGAGINEVDPIHKFTPLQWAALSDSLECLHWLLWHGADMTNVTPRGWTAAHIAAIRGRDACMQALIINGANLTVKDDRGCTPLHLAASHGHSYTLQTLLRSGVGTNPADKNSWRAVHYAAFHGRLGCLQLLVRWGADVNEVDQDGNLPAHLAAMEGHLHCFKFLICQGVSTTHILTARNDQGEIPNDLAKRFYKDNIVQYIAAVEHERDHQDDEENLAFPAHVSAFKGDLEALRQLVESRVININERDDKGSTPMHKGTGIVVVLKQLGTSD